One genomic region from Populus nigra chromosome 8, ddPopNigr1.1, whole genome shotgun sequence encodes:
- the LOC133702080 gene encoding large ribosomal subunit protein eL20z-like has protein sequence MNHIEDEYVPIRDAEDAQLGMFDKPLPCFGCGIGWFSLLLGFVFPLMWYFSAILYFGKYYNKDPRERSGLAACAIAAITFTVAAVITLLVYLL, from the exons ATGAACCATATAGAAGATGAGTATGTTCCCATTAGAGATGCGGAGGATGCCCAACTGGGAATGTTTGACAAACCCCTTCCTTGCTTTGGCTGTGGAATTGGATGGTTTTC CCTTTTGCTTGGATTTGTGTTCCCACTGATGTGGTACTTCTCAGCAATTCTCTACTTTGGGAAGTACTATAACAAGGATCCAAGGGAGCGATCTGGCCTTGCTGCGTGTGCAATAGCT GCTATAACGTTCACAGTAGCTGCGGTGATCACTTTGCTCGTTTATTTGTTGTGA